The genomic segment ATGCGCCGATCTTCGAGCAGATCACGGCGAATCCCAACAATGGCGGGCTGGCGCTGACGCAGCGGTACTTCCGCAGCAAGAACATTGCGGCGTATGCGCAGCACGACTGGAAGGTGAGTCCAAACCTGACGCTGAACACTGGACTGCGGTGGGAGTATTTCGAGCCGCTGCATAACAAGGGGTTCCTGATCAATTATCCGAATCTGGGGCCAGCCGGTGCGGAACTGGGGGGCATGACACTGACTCCGCACAACCATCTGTGGAACTCGCAGTGGAGCAACTTCGGGCCGAAGTTCGGGATTGCGTATACGCCGCCGAACCTGGAGAACAAGATGGTGATCCGGGCGGGGTTTGCGATGGCGTATAACCACCTGGACATTGCGCTGTTCAATCCGGCGCTGGAGGATGGTCCGAACGTGGCGCTGTATAACCTGTGCTGCGGCACGAACCCGGCGGACTTTGGGACGCCGTTTGCGAACGGGTCGATTTTGTATGCGAGGGGCGCGACGCGGTCGCCGTATAGCTATCCGACGAATCCGGCGCTGGCGACGGGGGTGAATGCGGCGGGGTTCCCCAACCCGTTTGGCGGCGGCACGCAGACGGTGGAGGTGTATGGCGCGCCCATGGATATCAAGAACCCGCTGAGCTATTTGTTCTCGCTGGAGACGCAATACCAGCTTGCGCAAAATCTCACGGCGACGCTGGGGTACGCGGGCAGCGTGGGGCATCACTACGCGCGACTCGTGAACCAGAACTTTCTCTATGACAATGCGAATACGCCGGTGTTTGCTTCGTATTTTGCGCAGACCGACTCAGGGCTGAGCTACAACGCATTGAATGCGCGCCTGGCGCAGACAATGCGGCATGGGCTGGCGGCGAGCGTGAACTACACGTATTCGAAGAGCATGGACAATGTGTCGAACGGTGACCTGGCGAATGCGCTGGCGAACCAGACGAACCCAGCGAACAACGCAACCGAGTGGGGACCGTCAGACTACGACGTGAAGCACCGCATTACGGCGACAGCGATGTGGGAGGTTCCGCACGTCAAGCTGGACAGCAAGATTGCGAGCGCCCTTGTAAACGGATGGCAGGTGAACGGGATCTTCACGTGGCACACGGGATTCCCGTATACGCCGGTGACGTTCAACTTGACGACTTCGGCGTTTGTGCCAGGGTCGGGTGTGGTGAGCCCGACGCGTCCGCTGGCGTATTTCGGCGGAGCGAAGAGCGGCTGCTCCAACGATTTGTTTACGAACGGCAGCGACTTTCCGGACCGCGGAACCGATGGCACGGGCGGCGGGGCGGCGTACTTCAACACAACGCCGCCGACGAACTCGCATGCGTATGTTCCGGGTATTGGACGGAACAGCTTCCGTGGGCCGTGCTATCACAACATCGACCTGGGCGTGGCGAAGCAGTTTGCGTACGACTTTGGCGAGCACCACACGCTGCTGCGGCTGCAGGCGAACTTCTTCAACGCATTCAACCTGCTGCAGCTTACGCCATTCACGAATGGCAATTCGAACAATGCCGCCAATATCAACAACAAGTACTTCGGCATTGCGCAGTCGGCGGATGCGGGACGGGTGATCGAGTTATCGGGACGATTCCAATTCTGAAGGATGCAGGTGCACGAAGGCCCGGGTGGAGATTTCGCCCGGGCCTTTTCTTTCATTGCAGACGTTGGTGGCTGGCTAGCGAGTGGCCGCCACAATGTCGAGGACATCGGCAATGATGCGCGTGGTTGGGTTAAAGGCGACGACGTATCCCTGATAGTAGCCGTAGCGGTATCCGGGAGGCGGAGCTGCGACGACTCCGACCCAATAGCTTTGAGGCACGGGCTGCATGTAGTAGCCCTGCGGCACGTAGTGGCCGGGAACGAATACGGGGCGGTGGTGGCCGCGCCAGTGGTCTGCATCCTCGCGGTAATGGGAGTAAAAATGGTCGCGGTCTTCTTCGCGGAAGCGGAACTTCTTTGCCTGGCCCGGCGGCATGCCCTCGTCATAGCCGTGCTTCTTGGCTTGTCCGGGGGGCATTCCTCCGTGGCCGGGATTATCGTGGTCATGTCCAGGAGGGCCTTGGGCGAAGGCCGCATCCGAGACAGAAAGTACGGCGGCGCAGAGCACGAGTCGGGCGAGAGAGCGAGTGAGGTGCATTGGGACTCCTTGCATTGGGGGAGAATCAAGAGCCGAGGTCGATTATATTGCGGATCGCCGCGGCAGGCGCATTATTCGCGCACGCTGATGCCAAGCGCTTTCATCTTGCGGTAGAGATGGCTGCGCTCGAGGCCGAGGAGTTCGGCGGCGCGGCTGACGTTGTTGCGCGCTTCTTCAATTTTTTTGAGGATGTAGTCGCGTTCGTAGGCGTCGCGCGCCTGCTGCAGCGAGGAGAAGCCATCGCCGGTGCGGACGCTGGCTTTGTGGGTGAGCGGAGGCAGATGCTTGCGCTCGATGCGCAGCGCGCGCGGGTTGAGGATGAGCACGCGCTCGATGACATTCTTGAGTTCGCGGACGTTGCCAGGCCAGTGGTACTGGTGGAGGACTTCGAGGGCCTCGTTGCTGATCTCCATGCGGGGGCGGCCGTACTGGCGGCCGAAGTCGTTGAGGAATTCGCGGACAAGCGGGCCGATATCTTCCTTGCGCTCGCGGAGCGGCGGCACGGAGAACGGAACCACATTGAGGCGGTAGAAGAGGTCTTCGCGGAAGTTTCCTTTGGCGATTTCCTCTTCAAGGTCCTTGTTGGTGGACGCGATGAGGCGCACGTCGACGCGCAGTGGCTGCGTGCCGCCAACGGGCGTGAACATCTGGTCGTCAAGCGCGCTGAGAACCTTGGCCTGCGTCTTGAGACTCATATCGCCGACTTCATCGAGAAAGAGAGTGCCGGAGTCGGCGCGTTCCAATGTGCCGCGCTGTTCAGTTCTTCCGGTGGACGCACCGTGACGGACGCCGAACAACTCTGCCTCGATGTGCGCTTCAGGAATTGCGGCGCAGTTGAGCTCGAGGAAGACACGGTCGCGGCGGAGGCTTTCGGCGTGGATGGAACGCGCGATGAGCTCCTTGCCGGTGCCGGACTCGCCGTAAATGAGCACGCGGCCGTTGGTCGGCGCCATCAGGCGAATCTGCTGGCGCAGCGCCTTGAGAGGCACGCTCTCGCCAGTGAGCACAGAGTTAACGTTGAACTGGCGCTTGAACTCGAGGTTTTCCGAGCGCAGGCGTCGCGCTTCGACAGCGTTCTTTAGAACGATGAGCGTGCGATCGAGCGAGAGCGGTTTTTCGAGGAAGTCGTATGCGCCGAGCTTGGTGGCTTTGACGGCGGTTTCAATCGTGCCGTGGCCGCTGATCATGATCACTTCAGGGCGCGTCTCTGCGGGAAGCTGGTGGATTTCCTGGAGCACGTCGAGGCCGTCGCGATCGGGCAGCCAGATGTCGAGGAGCACGACATCATAAGGCGCGTCTTCAATGAGGATCTTGGCTTCAGCGGCGGTTGGAGCTGATGCGACGCCGTAGCCTTCTTCGCGCAGGATCTCTTCCAGAGATTCCCGGATATTGGCTTCGTCGTCGACGATCAGGACGTGGTTCATGAGTGAATTTCCTTTGTTTGTTCTCGATGCTCGGCGTCGGATGCGGAATCCATCAGCGGTATGCGCAAGAGGAAGCGAGCGCCCTTGGGTGCGTTGCTCTCAGCGCGGATGGAGCCGCCGTGCTCCTGCACTATTTTTGCAGCGATGGAAAGCCCCAGGCCCGTGCCGCGATGCTTTGTGGAGTAGAAGGGCAGAAAGAGGCGCTCGCGAATTTCGTCGTTGATGCCGTGGCCGGTATCGGAGACGGTGATCTCGACGGCGGAGCCGTCTTCGCTCATTGCAGTGGAGACGCAGAGCTCGCGCAGCAGGCTGCCCTGCATGGCCTCGGCGGCGTTGTCGATGAGATTAGCGAGAGCGCGGCGGATGGCGTCATGATCGGCCATTACCAGGGGCAGGTCCGGCGCGAGATCGCGCGTAACCGTGATGGTATCCATGCGCCCGGCGAAGAGTGCGAGGGCTTCTTCAGCAACCCGGTTGAGATCGCAGGGGCGCGGACGCGGCGCGGGAAACTGAGCAAGCGCGGAGAACTGGTCGACGAGGGTACGAAGTGTGCCGACACTGCCAAGGATGATCTCGCTGCATTTCCGAATGATGTTCAACGAGTCAGGCTGCGAGCCGTCCGGATACCGATCGAGGTGCCGCGTGATGCGTTCGGCGGAAAGCGCGATGGGTGTGAGCGGATTCTTGATCTCGTGCGCGACGCGCTGTGCGACTTCTTTCCATGCGAGCTGGCGCTGCACGCGGAGGAGCTCGCTGGTGTCTTCGACGACCAGCACAGTGCCCTGCTTGCCAGAAGCGATGTCGAGGCGTGCGCTGGTGACGGCGAGATGCAGCTTGCGGCCGTTGATACTGGGCTCGAGTTCAGTGGAGGCGGAGCCCATGCGCTGGCTGCGGCGAATGACGGTGGTGATCTCGTCGAGGGACTCCTGCGGAAGGAGTGACTCGATGCGTTCGCCGCGCAGGTCGTGGCCGGCATGATGGCCGATGACCGCGGCGAATGCGCGATTGGCCTGAAGCACAAGGCCGGAACCGTCGAGCGTGACGACGCCGTTGGGAATGGTTTCGAGGATGATTTCGAGCTCCCGGCGGCGCTCTTCGAGTGCCTGGTTGGCGCGGGTGAGCTGGGCGGAAGAAGAGGCCGCACGCTGGCGGCTGGTCTCGAGGTCGGCCGCCATGTGGTTGAACGAGCGGACCAACTCGGCGAGCTCGCCGGTGGTGAGCAGTTCGATGCGTTGTTCATATCTGCCGGCGGCGATGGCATTCATGGCGTCGGCAAGCGCAGCGACGGGACGCGTGATCTGCTTGGAGAGGAAGAGCGCGAGCCAGACTCCGGAGAAAAAGACGAACACCGTGACGACGAGAAGCAGAAGGAAGAAGTTGGAGCGGATCTGCTTGCGCATGCGGAAGAGCTGCCAGTAGGAGGTAGCTCCCGAGCGGATGCGCGCAGTGGTCTGGCTGAGTCCCTGAGGCATAGGCAGCGCAGCGATCACAATGATTCCTGTATTCGTGGATGCTTTGCCCAGTGCGTAGTCCTGTGTGCCGATGTGGAGCATGGCTTCGTTATCGCGCTGGGCGATGTTGAGCAGGTTTGCGTA from the Occallatibacter riparius genome contains:
- a CDS encoding sigma-54-dependent transcriptional regulator; this translates as MNHVLIVDDEANIRESLEEILREEGYGVASAPTAAEAKILIEDAPYDVVLLDIWLPDRDGLDVLQEIHQLPAETRPEVIMISGHGTIETAVKATKLGAYDFLEKPLSLDRTLIVLKNAVEARRLRSENLEFKRQFNVNSVLTGESVPLKALRQQIRLMAPTNGRVLIYGESGTGKELIARSIHAESLRRDRVFLELNCAAIPEAHIEAELFGVRHGASTGRTEQRGTLERADSGTLFLDEVGDMSLKTQAKVLSALDDQMFTPVGGTQPLRVDVRLIASTNKDLEEEIAKGNFREDLFYRLNVVPFSVPPLRERKEDIGPLVREFLNDFGRQYGRPRMEISNEALEVLHQYHWPGNVRELKNVIERVLILNPRALRIERKHLPPLTHKASVRTGDGFSSLQQARDAYERDYILKKIEEARNNVSRAAELLGLERSHLYRKMKALGISVRE
- a CDS encoding sensor histidine kinase; protein product: MPEKPNPRLRLVFLFAAGAVLVAALFGALQAFNTSHIAFLTPDTSGETLAFFGLTVVLFLLLIALLMLLLRNLLKLSADQGSSALGARLRTRMVLGAALIAVTPATFMFLFSFFLMNRTIDRWFSPNTTELRDDSIRIARELAAYVAGNARSEATSIAASGAADRDAASLRDVLNSHRQTLQGGFVVIYSSNRTVLTTFAAPPDTASASIIQWLPNGADDARDATPVPVQGALYANLLNIAQRDNEAMLHIGTQDYALGKASTNTGIIVIAALPMPQGLSQTTARIRSGATSYWQLFRMRKQIRSNFFLLLLVVTVFVFFSGVWLALFLSKQITRPVAALADAMNAIAAGRYEQRIELLTTGELAELVRSFNHMAADLETSRQRAASSSAQLTRANQALEERRRELEIILETIPNGVVTLDGSGLVLQANRAFAAVIGHHAGHDLRGERIESLLPQESLDEITTVIRRSQRMGSASTELEPSINGRKLHLAVTSARLDIASGKQGTVLVVEDTSELLRVQRQLAWKEVAQRVAHEIKNPLTPIALSAERITRHLDRYPDGSQPDSLNIIRKCSEIILGSVGTLRTLVDQFSALAQFPAPRPRPCDLNRVAEEALALFAGRMDTITVTRDLAPDLPLVMADHDAIRRALANLIDNAAEAMQGSLLRELCVSTAMSEDGSAVEITVSDTGHGINDEIRERLFLPFYSTKHRGTGLGLSIAAKIVQEHGGSIRAESNAPKGARFLLRIPLMDSASDAEHREQTKEIHS